A region from the Methanobacterium sp. genome encodes:
- the pheA gene encoding prephenate dehydratase encodes MSHDKSKIFKIGFLGPSGTYAEEAASKISGELIPFDSIMEVLDAVQNENIDIGVVPIENSIEGPVGITLDLLAHDYDLKINKEIILPVRHNLLLNEGANIKDIDTIYSHAQALSQCRKFIEKLGAKPVATPSTSSAAEMILGKKNAAAIGTRQAAEIYGLKIAESNIQDYDDNLTRFVVLGRHDHVRTGHDKTSAIFSLMEDKPGGLYEVLGEFARKDINLTKIESRPSKKKLGNYIFFIDFQGHREDKKIKNVLNTIKNKISYVRILGSYPVEEDD; translated from the coding sequence ATGTCACATGATAAATCAAAGATATTTAAAATAGGGTTTCTCGGACCTTCAGGAACCTATGCAGAAGAGGCTGCATCTAAAATTAGTGGAGAATTAATACCATTTGATTCTATAATGGAAGTTCTGGATGCTGTGCAGAATGAAAATATAGATATTGGTGTTGTTCCCATTGAAAATTCGATAGAAGGTCCTGTTGGGATAACACTTGATCTTCTTGCACACGATTATGATCTAAAGATTAATAAGGAAATAATTCTACCAGTAAGGCATAATCTTCTTTTAAATGAAGGGGCAAACATTAAAGATATTGATACCATATATTCACATGCCCAGGCGCTTTCCCAGTGCCGTAAATTCATTGAAAAACTTGGAGCGAAACCTGTAGCAACCCCAAGCACTTCTAGTGCTGCAGAAATGATTTTAGGTAAAAAAAATGCTGCTGCAATTGGAACCAGGCAGGCTGCAGAAATATATGGATTGAAGATTGCAGAATCCAATATTCAGGACTACGATGATAATTTAACAAGGTTTGTTGTACTTGGCAGACATGATCATGTTCGGACTGGTCATGACAAAACTTCTGCCATTTTTTCGCTTATGGAGGATAAGCCCGGCGGACTTTATGAAGTTTTGGGTGAGTTTGCCAGAAAAGATATCAATTTAACTAAAATTGAATCACGTCCATCTAAAAAAAAGCTTGGAAATTACATATTTTTTATCGATTTTCAGGGCCATAGAGAGGATAAAAAGATCAAGAATGTTTTAAATACCATCAAAAACAAGATATCATATGTGAGGATCCTCGGATCATATCCTGTTGAGGAGGATGATTAA